The sequence gtgtgtgtgtgctctcatgACATCATGGGAGCTTccagcagctgtgtgtccacTGGGTTTTTGGTTTTCAGGCTTCTTCCTCTTATTCATTCATGCCTGAGAGTCCTGGCTCCATATCAGTCTAGCAACACGTGACTCTTTTTCTCACGGAAAGACAACCTCAGTCAGCAGTAGCCACCCCACAGATACTGTTCAGATTAAGATGGTGAAATGCTCATACATTGGAAATGAACAGTGGAAATGCACTGttattcatgtgtttattgttaAGATGATATATAGTTATTTCCACATGCCTTTTTCCTGGTTTAAAAATTGACTTTAACATGTAAAATTAGTAAAGTGCCACTTTAACAACCGAAAAACAATCATGGTGAGCTGGATTTGTCAAACCAGATCTAATTCTTACGAACTGATGCTACAGTCCTGCTCGCTGCTCTGTGACGCTGTAAGTAAAGGAGATTTGAGCTAACATTAGCACGCTGATGTTAGCATATATATCATTATGatgtttatcatgttcaccatcttagtttattGTGTTTTGATAGACAAAGTACACTGGGCTGATGGGACATTTTGCGACAATTCATTCAGAGTAATTGGGATTCATCGTTTGGACAACATGGATACCTTTGCTAAATTTCATGGCAAGCCATCTGATAGTAGCAGATTTTCACTTAAAGCCAAAAAGATCAGGGATTCGTCCTCTGGGGACTGTGACTCTGTCCATTAAAAAAGTTTaattgttgagatgtttcagtgtggtggtggactgactgactgaccatcCATACAGCCATGAGAGAAAATGCAAGAGAAAGCCTATAATAATATTTGTTAGCTTAAACCTTCACTGCCAGATACAAATTTCACGGAATACATTTTTAAGTCTGGAGTCTGCAGAAACTTTCCCGTTTTACGTCAACCAAGGAACTGAGCTATTGCCAACAGGACATATGATGTCACAAGCACATCAAAAGTGTCATTATGCTCACTGCaacaagggggggggggggggggggggggggggcagaagTTCCACGCTGCAGGGTCAAGCCTTCTTTCATCAATAACTTAAGTTaatgcctcacacacacacacccacacacacacacatctatctCTTCCCTTTAGGCAAAGCTCTCATGTTGTAATCGCAGAGTTCCAAACTTCTGAGACAACAAATGACAATGATGACAGTGAGGCACCAGGGATGGGAGAGAGACATAGACAGAGAGAcgaaagacagacaaaaagggGTGGGAAGCAGTGGGAGTGAGAAAGGatgtgagtgagaaaaaaaggacCCTTGTGTCTCATGATTACGCCCTTCATTTCCATCAGCTGTCGAACGGCTGCGTGGTTAGTCTGTGATGTCAgaggggagagtgtgtgtgtgtgtgtctgtgtgtgtgttcgcgcGCGCACTTGTGAGTCAGGAGAATGTTTTGCTGACTTTCTGCTGAATAGAAAAAGAGATGTTTGTATGAGAGTCTGCCAGCAGTTCGTTTTGACCTTTATAATTAggtttgtgcgtgtgtttgaaGCAGATGTGATGCAGGAGATGTTCTCCGTCTCTGCTGATGTCTGCGCACTAAATCGCTGCTTCAGATCAATATTGTGTaaccttttctcttcctctgtagttgtgcatgtgtctgcCCACCTGGTGAATGTCGTCAACTTCAGTGTAAGCTACTCAGACGACTTTCCTGCTCTCAATATGGCTCACTACAGAGGAGAGGTGAGACGCAGTCCCTGGCCCTTAACTTTAACCGTCTCAAAGACGTGTCAAACCTCCAAATCTTCCCTTAACCTTAGTGCTGAGGTATACTTGAAACTTCACACTGTAACTCAGACTCTTCAAAGGCACTCATGgtgtttcattcagttaaacacaagaaaaaatatgGATTTAGtggtttgaaaaatgaaatgagtccTTAGTCCtttacctgtactttgagattttagtttttgtttatcctatctttattgtttatcctattttttatacttttctcctttcttggtcgggaatactgcatgtgcaatgtctgtaagaacaagaatttccctccagggataaataaaggaattctgattctgatagacCTTCAACCTAAACCTAAATCTAACCTAAAACCAAAAAGTCTAAACCGTCAGTCATCCCTTTGAAGAAGTGAGGCAAGTGTTCACAACTTCCAGAAATGTCCTCACTTTGAAGCACAAGATGTTTAGCCATGTGCCATCGAGATTAACATGCATCCAAATATGAAGGAGGAAATTAACAATAAAGTCACCTGCTGAAGCGATTGGTTGGAATGACGCCTGCAGATGTTTTCTTCTCCCTATGACGTAACTGGCTGCAGCTGTGAGATCTGAAACTCAAATAAGTCCCCACAAAAATAGACATAGAACAACATAGAACGCACGCAGAACGTAAacaattctttgttttttttgtgttttcttcccaGGACCCCAAGCTGATCATTTTGACCACAAGTAAGAAGGACTACTCTTCctttttgcagtattttgtaTAGACCAGATGCGTTTGCTggtatgtttttacatgtgtagCTATGAAGGTGGTAAATGTGTTAGAGATTAGAGTGGCTTTATGCCAAAAGAGGAGGAAGTcatgctgtgtttgctgtgtttagTCCTCTCTCTCATGCTGAACTCCTTTCCTGTATTTCTAATTTTTGCTGTATTAGTgggttaaattaaatttaattaaattatatgcTAATATCATAATGAGGAGATTATTTCCCGCTGGAGATGAGGTCCTGAGTGTGTCGTGGGACGTTAAAATTTACCCTTTCGTCTCTgttctctgattggctgattctCCTCAGTCCCAGGAGTCACAGGCATGCTGTTGGttctcatcctcttcctgaTGTTCACGTCCTCCTCCTACTGTGTACGGTAAGTCGAACCAAACCGCCATTCGCAATCATGACCATGACAGTCTGTGTTTCTTATGGTAGCAGTAGACCCAGAGACAGCCATGTGTTTGTCAGAGCCAGAAATATCATTTTTATGTCTGTGAAATCTTTTCATGTCTGTGGGCTGTGCATGCACAGAGAATCTTATCGATTTGTGTGTGAGCAACTTTAATTGAAATGAATGGGAGCCATGTTGTAGCCTGGTATCCAGGTCTCTTAATACAACACTGATTTTTGTgctcatgtatgtgtgtctctgtttctctctctgtctctctttgtgctgtctgtctgtctgagtttatctgtgtgtgtgtgcgtgtgtgtgtgtgtgtgtgcaagagagtAATGCAAGATGGAAGCCATGAGGAGGCATGCTAACAGAGGTCTGTTACAGAGCAAATCCCCACTAAGTGTTCCTCTCACAGCTCTGTCATTACTCAGGTCACAGTGGGTCACctgttctgcatgtgtgtgttaactcATGCAGGTGTGCAATacttgaagtgtgtgtgtgcatgtgctcacTTTGCTTTCTTCAGTAATTGAACAGAGGATAAGAGGCTTTTCCAGACCACTTAAGGCTTTAGATAAGAGTTTGGGTAAGTGGTTGGAGGGGTGGGATGAAGGCTGCTGCTCACCAGAAGAATATCTACATGCTAAGTCACTGTGATCCagtgattaatttaattaatacCCAGCAGTGCTCACAACCTTATTAACATGTTCTGCAAATTACAGTGTATTGCATCAGCATTTTACCCTTTAACATTGTTCTTAATTACatacttttaatttttagttACTATGTCCATGCAACAGGAAATGGGAAGTTGTTGCCCATCTGAAAAGCAACGCAGGACAAAGATCCCTGGTCCATTTTGTCTGTGTAAACAGAGGACAGCCAACGCGTCCAGGTCCCTGGCACAGGGTCAATACTGTAAACTAGCAAATTAGCATAGAACTTTGCTATGTTAAAATTAGGAGAAAATTGACTTAAAATATATCACTGTTTGAACTTAACTGTAACATCTTATATCTGTGGAAGTTTCTAATGCTTCACTTCTATCATAATGTTAACCAAAGAAAGtacaaacaaaagagaatgaTGAGAATCAAAGTTTTGCCAATCATTAGAACCTCTATACTTGTTTGGCAAAGTTTCCAAAAGAACAGTTGAGATTAATGACCCTCCATTTATCTATGACTTACACATGATGTGTTGTCGCTTTCTGAATAGCAAAAGGTGACCTAATCCAAAACACTGGAAGCCATgttagaaaaatacaaatgacatAGCTTTAACACTGACATAAGTTATAAATTGAAGGGATTTAAATGTAATCCAGTCATAGAAAGTGAGTGCGTGAACCCTCGCTGTGTTTTCGCTTGCATATTTGATCATTTAACTTTGGATTCTCGAAAATGATCCTCAGCTAGTCTATGTCTATGGAAAAAATGCCCCCATAAACCAAAGTTCCAGCTGATATAAGGGCAGTTTCAGGTTTCCCTGTCAATTTTCTGTGGTTAAAAGTCAATTTTTTCCTCAGCCCTTGTGACATCTTTGTATAGAAACAAGGAAGAAACATGAAAGAAGTTGCAGTCAAAGAGGATGAATGGAGGGTTTGCTGATGCTCACTGTTTGCAGTGCTTATTGGGGGGGTCGTCCTGTCTAATGACCCCTTTAATGTTGACCTCTGagctgagagtgtgtgcgtCTGGTCCTGAACAAACTCTGaccttctttcttcttttgttgtctctgctttttttttgtgtctctcaTTCTCTCGTTTTCTTCAATCAGGTtgctatatttttatttttacgtTTACATCTGTTTTTGGTCATTACCTCTCTTTTAAAACATCCTTGGTATCCTTTATTTCCCAGGGTGTCCAACTATGAGATTTTCTGGTACACACACAACCTCTTCATCGTCTTCTACGTCATCCTCATGGTGCACATGGTCGGGTAGGTCTCAGATCGGTGATGGCAGCGCTAAATCTACGTGTGTGAGGGGTTGTCTCTGCTTGAGTGTGTGAGTTTTTCTGCACTGCTAGTACATTTCGCCTCCATATCAACCGTCACTTCCAGAAGACAAGATAAGAGTTTGCTTCACATTTGAATGTCAGCAAATATTGGAGACTCCCACTGATCGCTGGCGACGTTGGCAAAATTTCTATCCGCAGTTACAGACTCAACCACAAAACGACCATCCTCTTGCATGCAGGTTTCAGTTCCATTTTAGGAAGCCATGCACTGTTTTACACTGTTATTGACTTAATATGAAGTAGCATAACATTTACtcaacacatttaatttcctgttctgatgaaatgaaagtttttatGGGACGTCAGCATGCAGGAATTTCCTTGCTTACCTTCGCTGAACCAGGGTTTGCTTGTACATGCCTGTTCTCTTCGTGcagtgtttgcttgtgttgtgtatagtgtttttatagttttagtAACAGCCTGTCGAAGGGCAGTGTTTGTTATTGATATTGGCTTGTCAGGCTGCAACCCACATACACATGATCTGCatgcatttgtacattttgattGGCTGAATGCGCAGTGCTATTAAACCATGTATTGTAACATCTCAGCATATTTGGCACTGATGTGGCACCAAAGACAGATCAGAATACTCCTAGTCAAAAGTACCTGCACGtgaatttatgtatttttcataccTCAACAGGACTAAAAGGGACCAAACTAAAATGACTTTGCTTCTTGTATTATCCACCAGAGGCGTTCTGAAGTATCAGACCAACATAGACGCACACACTCCTGGCTGCCtgagagccaatcagagcggCCCGGAGCAGCAGGGCGAGAAGCTGGAGCAGGCTGAGAATGAAGAGATGAGATGCAGAGAGGAGGCTCATTTCCAGCCACACTGGCCCCaggtctgcgtgtgtgtgtgtgtgtgtgtgtatcttggCATTTCCATTtacttgtgtgcatgtttgttcgTGCGTGCTGAAGTGGGCGTCGCTGTACATGTGTGTTGAGTATTTGGGAAGTATTGGAGGGAGTTGGTCCTGTTTATTAGAGGTGTAGTGGCTGTAAAGGGAGGGGCGGGCATCCTCTTTTCACAACAaggcatgtgtttgtgtgcgtttcTCCCCGCTTGTGTGATTATGTGTTTGCACACGGTCGTTAAGCAACGAGCTGGTGCCATAAAATCCCCCTTAAACCTGATTGTGCTCTCCAGGCTTTATGGGAGCTGGCAGCAATTAGTCTGCTACAGGTAACGgccaacagaaataaacagcaacaCCACACACAGCGATGCACAGGTAGAGAGATTTCACATGCATCCTCGTGAATATACTCTCTTTGGCTGAGTTCAGAGCCTCCTACAAGTTGGGACAGTAAGATACAACCTGACCACAGCTTCCTGTCTGAGGACTCACGCTGATTTAGGTTGTGTTCATTTGGCTGTTTCATGTCGGAAAATTCATGTTTAACACTAAGTTAATTAAgagtaatttaaaaaattgtaTCTGTTTGGAAAtgtgtaaaacaataaaaatagctTTATGCTATTTGGTCATAACGCAAGCAACAGGGGTAACCAAGTGTGACTAAACAGGCCGAGAAGCTGAAATATTTGATAATATTTAATGACTTGTGAAGTTCTGTATTATGGACTTTGAACTGCTCAGGACAAGGAGAGGAAGAATCCATCTTAGCTTGAGCGGATATGATCCCTTAACACTGTGACCTCTCTGCAGGTCTGTGCAGAGAGAGGTTGTCACGGGTAACCAGATCTCAGCCTGTGAAAGAAAGTGGCTCCTCCAGCTTCCTAACAAAAGTTATAACGTTAATGTTATACCCCAGATCTTTAGACGTGAGAAAGAAAAGTGCCACATGAAGGTCCCTTAGcgacacacatgcatgttcacAGAGAAGCGTGTTTCAGTTCTACAGGAAAAATTGCAATTTTTTACAAGTAAGGGTTTATTTTGGAATCTAGCAATCAATTTCTGTGACTGAGTACTCACCAAAGTAATTGCTCCAAAGTGAGACAACACACTCCTTCTGAACTGCCTCCgttatctgtttgtgtgattgACTGTTAATATAGTAATATAATACAACATTAAGCCTGAGTGTGATAACAAATGGAGTTTGTGgtgttgtttgtgttcctctgtgtgtatttgtagaCATGGCTGTGGGTGTCCGGTCCTCTCTGTCTTTACTGTGCCGAGCGTTTCTACCGCTTCATCCGGAGCTGTGACCCTGTTACCATTGTGACGGTCATCAGGCACCCCTGTGATGTGATCGAGTTGCGCATGCTGAAGAAGAACTTCAGAGCTCGTCCTGGACAGGTACTCTTCTGCTCTTCAAAGGTTCATCTGATGACTTTTGCCGTCTGTGCTTCCGCCATGTTTCTCTCCACATGCGCCCTTCCTAATCCTCTATTTCTCTCCCCCACCCCTCTGCGTCATCCTATTGTCTCTACATCTttccccttccctcctccctccctccctctctttctcagtaTATTGTTCTTAACTGTCCAGGTGTCTCTTCATTCGAGAACCATCCGTTCACGTTAACAACAGTAAGACTTTATGCAACACATTCCTCAATCGTGAGACAATgcaagcacacgcacacacacaaccacatgttTTTACAGTTACTTTAACTTTCTTCTTAGATAAAAAAAACTTGCAGAACTCTGTCTCCCTCAACGTCATGCCCCCAGTACTGCAGACTGACACTTGAGTGACAGCTGGTTTGTCCAGTAATATTCAGTTTCACGTTGTTTGTTGATGTGTTCAGATTGAGACCAGATTGTAGTAAACAAAGGCAAAAGACATAGAaataactcacacacacacacacacacacacacacacagtacagtatgtgcatgacTATGCCTGGTGTGTTGTGAAGCTTTGAGGAGGAGGGCAAAGAATCACACtgacagagaacagacagaccCCTGAGGCTAGTAATGCTGTCTGCCAACAggaaggctgtgtgtgtgtgtgtgtgtgtgtgtggtgtgtgtgtggtgtgtgtgtgtgtgtgtgtgtgtgtgtgtgtgtgtggtgtgtgtgtggtgtgtgtgtgtgtgtgtgtgtgtgtgtgtgtgtgtgtgtgtgtgttttactgtgactCACTGTTTGCTCCCTAACTCCTCGCAGTGTCCGACAGAGAACAAGGAAACTTTTGGCATCCATCTCCGAGTCGTGGGAGACTGGACTGGTGggtgcaaacatacacactcacgcacaaatacacacaacaacatagACACACCCAGGGGTATTTACATGTGCAGAAACATGCAGATTAAAGGACAgacaaatagacacacacacacactttctgctcCTTATTAGAGTTGACTGGacataaatcattttgttttgtcctcctctctggGGAGAATGCATTTCcaaaaaactacatttttatgtgtgtgcgtgttcctctctctgtcattaTCCGCGTATGTTTTTattatctgctgtgtgtgtgtgtgtgtttgtgtgtgagagagagagatgacttCTTTACCTTGAGGTTAGCATGGTTCCCACAGTTTTACTGTCTGGTGGGAAAACTGTATATACCATGAGTGCACAtgcgtgtacacacacacacacacacacactcagagtttATTTGCTTGGTAGGATTTCACCTAACTTAGAATTCCTGACTTCAAAACTTCaagcagcagattttttttctttttgatttggGTCAAAACACTCACTCAAAACACTTTTTGCATTTGATTGCATCTGTTGCATTGGCATGCAGCAGACTCCAAAGGGGCTAACTGTTGGAGCAGTCTGTGGCCTTGGGAGTGGGCAACATATGAAGGAGCATGTACACTCAGTTCCACTTGCTACTGTACATATCGACACACACGTATGGTACCTTTGGGA comes from Scatophagus argus isolate fScaArg1 chromosome 5, fScaArg1.pri, whole genome shotgun sequence and encodes:
- the LOC124059053 gene encoding NADPH oxidase 4 isoform X5, which encodes MCRSLLTFIRGTHTVSSRKTRRLLDKSKTFHVACGVAICIFSVVHVSAHLVNVVNFSVSYSDDFPALNMAHYRGEDPKLIILTTIPGVTGMLLVLILFLMFTSSSYCVRVSNYEIFWYTHNLFIVFYVILMVHMVGGVLKYQTNIDAHTPGCLRANQSGPEQQGEKLEQAENEEMRCREEAHFQPHWPQTWLWVSGPLCLYCAERFYRFIRSCDPVTIVTVIRHPCDVIELRMLKKNFRARPGQYIVLNCPGVSSFENHPFTLTTCPTENKETFGIHLRVVGDWTERFARLLLPETRTDLEILPMVQQRRYPKLYVDGPFGSPSEEVFNYDVSLCVAGGIGVTPFACVLHALLDGWTGFKLQRLYFVWVCRELQSFYWFAELLCAVHHKLWQENRPDYFNLKLYVSQTDNLQSMSEEKYRPLTTRLLVGRPRWKLLFDEIGMSNKHKRVGVFCCGPKGISRTLHRLCNSARASGTTFEFNKESFS